A genomic segment from Sphingopyxis sp. DBS4 encodes:
- a CDS encoding DUF3617 domain-containing protein — protein sequence MKKFVTIAALGVALAVSGCGKSENNAGGTVKREAGNWKTDVKLVKFEVPGMPAEMKDGMAKMMEGASGMDQCFTQEQVDKEDIASELAKGPGNGGECKWSKKDVSGGKIDVAGTCTANGQTVDMAMNGTMEAKKTDVTITTKGKVPNGQGDMEMVLQMTSTHTGPCKDGAATTKS from the coding sequence ATGAAAAAATTTGTGACGATTGCGGCTCTCGGGGTCGCGCTGGCCGTTTCGGGCTGCGGCAAGAGCGAAAATAATGCCGGCGGCACCGTCAAGCGCGAAGCCGGAAACTGGAAGACCGACGTCAAGCTGGTGAAATTCGAAGTCCCCGGCATGCCGGCCGAAATGAAGGACGGCATGGCGAAGATGATGGAAGGCGCCAGCGGCATGGACCAGTGCTTCACGCAGGAGCAGGTCGACAAGGAGGATATTGCCTCCGAACTCGCCAAGGGTCCCGGCAACGGCGGCGAGTGCAAATGGTCGAAGAAGGATGTCAGCGGCGGCAAGATCGACGTCGCGGGCACCTGCACCGCCAACGGCCAGACGGTCGATATGGCGATGAACGGCACGATGGAAGCGAAGAAGACCGACGTGACGATCACGACCAAGGGCAAGGTGCCGAACGGGCAGGGTGATATGGAAATGGTGCTCCAGATGACGAGCACGCACACCGGCCCGTGCAAGGACGGCGCGGCGACGACCAAGAGCTGA
- the fabF gene encoding beta-ketoacyl-ACP synthase II — protein MRRIVVTGLGLVTPLGADVETTWKNLIAGKSGAGQITRFDASDQKCTIACEVKPADHEYGFDPGKRVDHKVQRQVDPFIVYGIDAAGQALEDAGLTEMDEETKLRAGCSIGSGIGGLPGIESESLLLAEKGPGRVSPHFVHGRLINLISGQVSIKYGLMGPNHAVVTACSTGAHSIGDAARMIRDGDADIMLAGGAESTICPIGIAGFAQARALNMSSNDAPEKASRPYDKDRDGFVMGEGAGVVVLEEYEHAKARGAKIYAEVVGYGLSGDANHVTAPHPDGFGAYRSMEMALKKAGMTPADIDYINAHGTSTMADTIELGAVKRLFGDAIGDVSMSSTKSAIGHLLGGAGAVETIFCILAIRDQIVPPTLNLDNPDEGTEGVDLVPHTAKKRKVRAALNNSFGFGGTNASLIVKAVD, from the coding sequence ATGCGCCGGATTGTGGTGACGGGATTGGGTTTGGTGACGCCGCTGGGCGCCGACGTGGAAACCACCTGGAAAAATCTGATCGCCGGCAAATCGGGCGCGGGGCAGATCACGCGTTTCGATGCGTCGGATCAGAAATGCACGATCGCATGCGAGGTAAAGCCCGCCGACCATGAATATGGCTTCGACCCCGGCAAGCGTGTCGATCATAAGGTCCAGCGCCAGGTCGATCCCTTCATCGTCTATGGCATCGACGCCGCGGGCCAGGCGCTCGAAGACGCCGGCCTCACCGAGATGGACGAGGAAACCAAGCTGCGCGCGGGCTGCTCGATCGGTTCGGGAATCGGCGGCCTGCCGGGAATCGAGAGCGAAAGCCTGCTGCTCGCTGAAAAGGGGCCGGGCCGCGTTTCGCCTCACTTCGTCCACGGCCGCCTGATCAACCTGATCTCGGGCCAGGTCAGCATCAAATACGGGCTGATGGGGCCGAATCACGCCGTCGTCACCGCCTGCTCGACCGGCGCCCATTCGATCGGCGATGCCGCGCGGATGATCCGCGACGGCGACGCCGATATCATGCTTGCGGGCGGCGCCGAATCGACGATCTGCCCGATCGGCATCGCCGGCTTCGCGCAGGCGCGCGCGCTGAACATGAGCAGCAATGACGCGCCCGAAAAGGCGAGCCGCCCTTATGACAAGGACCGCGACGGCTTTGTGATGGGCGAGGGCGCGGGCGTCGTGGTGCTCGAGGAATATGAGCATGCCAAGGCGCGCGGCGCGAAAATCTATGCCGAGGTCGTCGGTTACGGTCTTTCGGGGGACGCCAATCACGTCACCGCGCCGCACCCCGACGGCTTCGGTGCCTATCGTTCGATGGAGATGGCGCTGAAAAAGGCGGGCATGACCCCCGCCGACATCGACTATATCAACGCCCACGGCACGTCGACGATGGCCGACACGATCGAGCTCGGTGCGGTCAAGCGCCTGTTCGGCGATGCGATCGGCGACGTGTCGATGAGCTCGACCAAGTCGGCGATCGGCCATCTGCTCGGCGGCGCCGGCGCGGTCGAGACGATCTTCTGCATCCTTGCGATCCGCGACCAGATCGTCCCGCCGACGCTCAACCTCGACAATCCCGACGAGGGCACCGAGGGCGTCGACCTCGTCCCGCACACGGCGAAGAAGCGCAAGGTTCGCGCCGCGCTCAACAACAGTTTCGGCTTCGGCGGCACCAACGCCAGCCTGATCGTCAAGGCGGTAGACTGA
- a CDS encoding M48 family metallopeptidase, whose protein sequence is MDRTTTNQLPGRDDDDRIIAAEHERLRASPLFTRSPVLSRLLQFLVEHRLNGGRSAPKAYAIATEALGRNADFDPAVDSYPRVMVGRLRTLLDRYYAETAWVHRLRVPQGSYEIVVQRRASPPVRPAAGDDGVSSVDGSDEALPPSRPDDRTVSARRSRGFRWLWIVPLVAFALAAGWWASANWGRLTHSAARPVPLLEIAMPQSGDTPVSRALARALESRLRDGLRRFDLVDLRSAAPAGAASSARADYRLDASIVRTIDGPADVTLVLNRLVDQRTIWSQQFHLAKAEMPEFAAIDPAIAQVAGDYGIIVRDQVQRNPDDFAPGYPCLAQFNRIRQMRNPQGVRQIDACLRATLDRKPNDPVALNALSLLRFGDWQARRNTPDGAKAFAEARSLALRAYENGAGTAAGLFAMARANFYGRNCAGGLAMGDGALRLNPYDADLAGFMGLFKLACGHGAEGEQLLQRSLDLDSSYPGVPAVTLAFVRSQAGDQEGAMAILDRVPSPSKMEPQYLLIRSIVLARQGHLPEARAGWQRLLAFTKQPANAAPEVVLGQFMITPAVIERASAAVRESGIVAPAAAR, encoded by the coding sequence ATGGACCGCACGACAACGAACCAGCTTCCGGGACGCGATGATGACGACCGGATTATCGCGGCCGAACATGAGCGGCTCCGCGCGTCGCCGCTGTTCACGCGGTCGCCGGTTCTGTCGCGCTTGCTCCAGTTTCTGGTCGAGCATCGTCTGAACGGCGGGCGGAGCGCGCCCAAGGCCTATGCCATTGCGACCGAGGCGCTGGGTCGCAACGCCGATTTCGACCCCGCCGTCGACAGCTATCCGCGTGTCATGGTGGGACGGCTTCGGACGCTGCTCGATCGCTATTATGCCGAAACCGCATGGGTCCATCGCCTGCGCGTGCCGCAGGGAAGTTATGAGATCGTGGTTCAGCGCCGCGCCTCACCTCCGGTGCGGCCCGCGGCCGGGGATGACGGCGTATCGTCGGTTGACGGGTCTGACGAGGCCCTGCCGCCATCGCGCCCCGACGACCGCACCGTGTCGGCGCGTCGTTCGCGGGGATTTCGTTGGCTCTGGATCGTTCCGCTCGTCGCGTTCGCACTGGCGGCGGGATGGTGGGCCTCTGCCAATTGGGGGCGCTTGACGCATTCCGCCGCGCGGCCGGTGCCGCTGCTCGAGATTGCGATGCCTCAATCGGGCGACACGCCGGTATCGCGCGCGCTGGCCCGCGCGCTCGAAAGCCGGCTTCGCGACGGGCTGCGCCGCTTCGACCTGGTCGATCTCAGAAGCGCCGCGCCCGCCGGCGCGGCATCGTCGGCGCGCGCCGATTACCGGCTGGACGCATCGATCGTTCGTACGATCGATGGACCCGCCGACGTCACGCTGGTGCTCAATCGCCTGGTCGATCAGCGCACCATCTGGTCGCAGCAATTCCACCTGGCCAAGGCTGAAATGCCCGAATTCGCCGCGATCGATCCCGCGATCGCCCAGGTCGCAGGCGATTATGGCATCATCGTGCGCGATCAGGTTCAGCGGAACCCCGACGATTTCGCCCCCGGCTATCCCTGCCTCGCGCAATTCAACCGGATTCGGCAGATGCGCAACCCGCAGGGGGTGCGGCAGATCGACGCCTGCCTGCGCGCGACGCTGGACCGCAAGCCGAACGACCCGGTCGCGCTGAATGCGCTGTCGCTGCTTCGTTTCGGCGACTGGCAGGCGCGCCGCAACACGCCCGATGGGGCCAAGGCCTTCGCCGAGGCGCGGTCGCTGGCGCTGCGCGCCTATGAAAATGGCGCGGGCACGGCGGCGGGCCTATTCGCGATGGCGCGTGCGAATTTTTACGGGCGCAATTGCGCGGGCGGGCTGGCGATGGGCGACGGCGCTCTGCGGCTCAACCCCTATGATGCCGATCTGGCCGGGTTCATGGGGCTGTTCAAGCTGGCGTGCGGCCATGGCGCGGAGGGAGAGCAACTGTTGCAGCGCTCGCTCGACCTCGATTCCTCCTATCCGGGCGTGCCGGCGGTGACGCTGGCGTTCGTCCGGTCGCAGGCGGGCGATCAGGAGGGGGCGATGGCCATTCTCGATCGCGTCCCGTCGCCCAGCAAGATGGAGCCGCAATATCTGCTCATCCGGTCGATCGTGCTCGCGCGTCAGGGACATTTGCCAGAAGCGCGCGCGGGCTGGCAGCGGCTGCTCGCCTTTACGAAACAGCCCGCGAACGCGGCGCCCGAAGTGGTGCTGGGGCAGTTCATGATCACGCCCGCCGTGATCGAGCGGGCGTCGGCGGCGGTGCGCGAATCGGGCATCGTTGCGCCGGCGGCGGCGCGCTGA
- the mltG gene encoding endolytic transglycosylase MltG, with amino-acid sequence MHPFRWLTTAILALLLAACSGGAPRDAEVVIPPGASIAKAGDILEKAGAVSASSFRNHARLFGGGDPIKPGEYKIEKGMDAGDILRLLQSGKTIQRLIMIPQGMPSIMVRDRLMAEPRLKGDIPVPAEGSILPDSYAFTTGESRAAVVARMQAAMDRAFAELWAKRSPRTAAKDRNEAMTLASIVEKETSVPAERRTVAGVYTNRLAVGMKLQADPTIIYPITRGKPLGRRILRSEILAVNDYNTYSMIGLPKGPIANPGKASIAAVLDPEPNDYLYFVAKGDGGHVFARTLAEHNANVQKWYQLRRERGEM; translated from the coding sequence GTGCATCCGTTCCGCTGGCTGACGACGGCGATTTTGGCCTTGCTGCTCGCCGCCTGTTCGGGCGGCGCGCCGCGCGATGCCGAGGTCGTCATCCCGCCCGGTGCGAGCATCGCCAAGGCAGGGGATATCCTCGAAAAGGCGGGCGCGGTGTCGGCGTCGAGCTTTCGCAACCACGCGCGCCTCTTCGGCGGCGGCGATCCGATCAAGCCCGGCGAGTATAAGATCGAAAAGGGAATGGATGCGGGAGACATCCTGCGCCTTCTCCAGTCGGGCAAGACCATCCAGCGCCTGATCATGATCCCGCAGGGCATGCCCTCGATCATGGTCCGCGACCGGCTGATGGCGGAGCCGCGTCTGAAAGGCGACATACCGGTGCCCGCCGAAGGGAGCATCCTTCCCGACTCCTATGCCTTCACCACCGGCGAGAGCCGCGCCGCGGTCGTGGCGCGGATGCAGGCGGCGATGGACAGGGCGTTCGCCGAACTCTGGGCGAAACGCAGCCCGCGCACCGCAGCGAAGGATCGCAATGAGGCGATGACCCTCGCCTCGATCGTCGAGAAGGAAACCTCGGTTCCGGCCGAGCGCCGCACCGTCGCGGGCGTTTATACCAACCGCCTCGCGGTCGGTATGAAGCTGCAGGCCGACCCCACCATCATCTATCCGATCACCAGGGGCAAACCGCTCGGTCGCCGCATCCTGCGCTCCGAAATCCTCGCGGTGAACGATTACAACACCTACAGCATGATCGGCCTGCCCAAGGGGCCGATCGCCAACCCCGGTAAGGCGTCGATCGCCGCGGTGCTCGACCCAGAACCGAACGACTATCTCTATTTCGTCGCCAAAGGCGACGGCGGCCACGTCTTCGCGCGCACGCTGGCCGAGCATAATGCGAACGTCCAGAAATGGTATCAACTGCGCCGCGAGCGCGGAGAGATGTAG
- the uvrB gene encoding excinuclease ABC subunit UvrB, producing MAIQIRTSLDEIDTSAAYVPHRPARPDKVEGGKRFELVSDYQPAGDQPAAIRELVDTALAGERDQVLLGVTGSGKTFTMAKVIEELQRPALILAPNKILAAQLYGEFKSFFPNNAVEYFVSYYDYYQPEAYVPRSDTYIEKESSVNEAIDRMRHSATRALLERDDVIIVASVSCLYGIGSVETYSAMIFDLKKGQVADSREIIRKLVALQYKRNDQAFARGNFRVRGDSLEIFPSHYEDMAWRVSFFGDEIEEITEFDPLTGKKIANLNYVRVFANSHYVTPGPTLKQASEAIRHELAERLKELEAEGRLLEAQRLEQRTNFDLEMIAATGSCAGIENYSRFLTGRLPGEPPPTLFEYLPDNALLFVDESHQTIPQIGAMSKGDHRRKITLAEYGFRLPSCIDNRPLRFAEWDMMRPQTVSVSATPGTWEMDRTQGVFAEQVIRPTGLIDPPVEIKPVEEQVDDLIAEAKKTAAAGYRTLVTTLTKRMAEDLTEFLHEAGLKVRYMHSDVETLERIEIIRDLRLGVFDVLVGINLLREGLDIPECGLVAILDADKEGFLRSETSLVQTIGRAARNVDGRVILYADRITGSMERAMRETDRRREKQQAYNDEHGITPTTIKRNIGDIIAHVASKDQVTIDLGDDKPDHMVGHNLRAYIADLEKKMRDAAADLEFEEAGRLRDEIRRLEADELGLPADEQVAPRVGRSNEGKPGTRKGRFGRQSKTKWGR from the coding sequence ATGGCAATCCAGATTCGCACATCGCTCGACGAAATCGACACCAGCGCGGCCTATGTCCCGCACCGCCCCGCGCGCCCCGACAAGGTCGAAGGCGGCAAGCGATTCGAACTGGTTAGCGATTATCAGCCCGCCGGCGACCAGCCGGCGGCGATTCGCGAACTGGTCGATACCGCGCTCGCCGGCGAGCGCGACCAGGTGCTGCTCGGCGTCACCGGATCGGGCAAGACCTTCACCATGGCGAAGGTCATCGAGGAATTGCAGCGCCCGGCGCTGATCCTTGCCCCGAACAAGATTCTCGCGGCGCAGCTCTATGGCGAGTTCAAGAGCTTCTTTCCGAACAATGCGGTCGAATATTTCGTCAGCTATTACGACTATTACCAGCCCGAGGCCTATGTGCCGCGCTCCGACACCTACATCGAGAAAGAGTCGAGCGTGAACGAGGCGATCGACCGGATGCGCCATTCGGCAACGCGCGCGCTGCTCGAACGCGACGACGTGATCATCGTCGCGTCGGTGTCGTGCCTCTATGGCATCGGGTCGGTCGAAACCTATTCGGCGATGATCTTCGATTTGAAGAAGGGTCAGGTCGCCGACAGCCGCGAGATCATCCGCAAGCTCGTCGCGCTTCAGTACAAGCGCAACGACCAGGCGTTTGCGCGCGGCAATTTCCGCGTGCGTGGCGACAGCCTGGAGATTTTCCCGTCGCACTATGAGGACATGGCGTGGCGCGTCAGCTTCTTCGGCGACGAGATCGAGGAAATCACCGAATTCGACCCGCTGACGGGCAAGAAGATCGCCAACCTGAATTATGTCCGCGTCTTTGCCAACTCGCACTATGTGACCCCCGGCCCGACGCTCAAGCAGGCAAGCGAAGCGATCCGCCACGAACTCGCCGAGCGGCTGAAGGAACTCGAGGCCGAGGGGCGGCTGCTCGAGGCGCAGCGGCTCGAACAGCGTACCAATTTCGACCTCGAAATGATCGCCGCAACCGGAAGCTGCGCCGGGATCGAGAATTACAGCCGCTTCCTCACCGGCCGCCTGCCCGGCGAGCCGCCGCCGACCCTGTTCGAATATCTCCCCGACAACGCACTGCTCTTCGTTGACGAGAGCCACCAGACGATCCCGCAGATCGGCGCGATGTCGAAGGGCGATCACCGCCGCAAGATCACGCTGGCCGAATATGGCTTCCGCCTGCCCTCCTGCATCGACAACCGGCCGCTGCGCTTCGCCGAATGGGACATGATGCGCCCACAGACGGTCAGCGTGTCGGCGACCCCGGGGACGTGGGAGATGGACCGCACGCAGGGCGTCTTCGCTGAGCAGGTGATCCGCCCCACCGGCCTCATCGACCCCCCGGTCGAGATCAAGCCGGTCGAGGAGCAGGTCGACGACCTGATCGCCGAAGCGAAAAAGACCGCGGCCGCCGGATACCGCACGCTGGTTACGACGCTGACCAAGCGGATGGCGGAGGATTTGACCGAATTCCTCCACGAAGCCGGCCTCAAGGTCCGCTACATGCACAGCGACGTCGAGACGCTGGAGCGTATCGAGATCATCCGCGACCTGCGCCTCGGCGTGTTCGACGTGCTCGTCGGCATCAACCTGCTGCGCGAGGGGCTCGACATTCCCGAATGCGGGCTCGTCGCGATCCTCGACGCCGACAAGGAAGGATTCCTGCGCAGCGAGACCAGCCTCGTCCAGACGATCGGCCGCGCCGCGCGGAACGTCGATGGGCGCGTCATCCTCTACGCCGACCGCATCACCGGCAGCATGGAACGCGCAATGCGCGAAACCGACCGCCGCCGCGAGAAGCAGCAGGCGTATAACGACGAACACGGCATCACGCCGACGACGATCAAGCGCAACATCGGCGACATCATCGCGCATGTCGCGTCAAAGGATCAGGTGACGATCGACCTCGGCGACGACAAGCCCGACCATATGGTCGGCCACAATCTGCGCGCCTATATCGCCGACCTCGAAAAGAAGATGCGCGACGCCGCCGCCGACCTGGAATTCGAGGAAGCCGGCCGCCTGCGCGACGAAATCCGGCGGCTGGAAGCGGACGAACTCGGGTTACCAGCAGACGAGCAGGTGGCGCCCCGCGTGGGCCGCAGCAACGAGGGCAAGCCAGGCACGCGCAAAGGGCGCTTCGGGAGGCAGAGCAAGACCAAGTGGGGGCGTTGA
- a CDS encoding acyl carrier protein yields MSDSAEKVKKIVVEHLGVEADKVTEEASFIDDLGADSLDIVELVMAFEEEFGVEIPDDAAEKIATVKDAIDYIEANKG; encoded by the coding sequence ATGAGCGATTCGGCCGAAAAGGTTAAGAAGATCGTCGTCGAACATCTGGGCGTCGAAGCCGACAAGGTTACCGAAGAGGCGAGCTTCATCGACGACCTGGGCGCCGACAGCCTCGACATCGTTGAACTGGTGATGGCGTTCGAGGAAGAATTCGGTGTCGAAATCCCTGACGACGCGGCGGAAAAGATCGCCACCGTCAAGGACGCGATCGACTATATCGAAGCGAACAAGGGCTAA